A region of Candidatus Edwardsbacteria bacterium DNA encodes the following proteins:
- the tuf gene encoding elongation factor Tu (EF-Tu; promotes GTP-dependent binding of aminoacyl-tRNA to the A-site of ribosomes during protein biosynthesis; when the tRNA anticodon matches the mRNA codon, GTP hydrolysis results; the inactive EF-Tu-GDP leaves the ribosome and release of GDP is promoted by elongation factor Ts; many prokaryotes have two copies of the gene encoding EF-Tu), whose amino-acid sequence MAKAKFERTKPHVNIGTIGHVDHGKTTLTSAITKYLAEKGLAKAKS is encoded by the coding sequence ATGGCCAAAGCAAAATTCGAGCGAACCAAGCCGCACGTAAATATCGGGACGATCGGTCACGTTGATCACGGCAAGACGACGTTGACCAGCGCCATCACCAAGTACCTGGCGGAGAAGGGCCTGGCCAAAGCCAAGAGCT